The following is a genomic window from Bacillota bacterium.
GACATCGTGACCGACTGCCTCGAAGGCACCAAGCACGCGTCCAGCACTTTTCACCGGACCATCATCGAGGCGTCCAACGATAACATCCGGAACGCCTGCTTCCGGATGCACAACGACCTCCTGATGATGAACAAAACGCTGTTCGACCTGATGCACCAGCGGGGATGGTATCAGGTTGAACCGGCAACCGGCATGGGGATGAGGACTCAGGTTGGGCAGCAGACTCCGCACTACGCCGCCTACCGGCCGGAGATGCAGCAGTTTCAGGGACCAAACCCCGGCGGTTTCTAGTCCCGCCAAGCACGCAAACTTCGCAGCCGGCCGGCTGCGAAGTTTTATTTGTGCGCAGGGAAAAAGCCGCAATGGGTAGAATTGGTGCAACATGGCTAATGGGGACAAGTTTCGGACAGGGGCCGCCGGGACCGGTCCCGGCGGCGGCAGGGCGGGATTGTTCACTCCGCAACGGATTCTTTTGCTGGGCTTCGGCCTGCTGATCGCTATCGGCACTTTCCTGCTCAGTCTGCCGGCAGCGGTGAACCCCGGCGGCGACAACAGTTTTCTCACGGCCCTCTTCACCGCCACCTCGGCGACCTGCGTGGTCGGCCTGGCGGTGGTCGACACGGGCACCAACTGGTCGCCCTTCGGCCAGGCGGTGATCCTCGGCCTGATTCAGGTCGGCGGCTTGGGCTTTATCACCGTGGCCACCTTGATTCTTATCCTGGTGGGCCGCAAAATCAACCTCCGCCAACGCCTGTTGATCCAGGAATCGCTCAATCAATTCCGGGTCGGGGGTGTGGTGCGCCTGGTGATCCAGGTGATCACCATTACCCTCGCTTTTCAGGCCGTAGCGGCTGCCGTTCTGGCCGTCCGGCTTGTTCCGGATTTCGGTTGGGGTCCGGGAGTCTGGATGAGTGTTTTTCACTCCGTTGCGGCGTTCAATAACGCCGGTTTTGATCTCTTCGGCGGCTTCAGGAGTCTCACGGC
Proteins encoded in this region:
- a CDS encoding spore coat protein, with the translated sequence MHHQLTDRDIVTDCLEGTKHASSTFHRTIIEASNDNIRNACFRMHNDLLMMNKTLFDLMHQRGWYQVEPATGMGMRTQVGQQTPHYAAYRPEMQQFQGPNPGGF